The Pseudodesulfovibrio cashew genomic sequence CAGGTGATATGCTCCTTCATAAACATGCTCCTGTCGTATTACTTCTTCCCCATAGAAAAAAAATTCGACTTCAATTTCAACATTGCAAAAGAACTCATTCAGTTCGGCAAATACATGACGGGCATTTCCATAGCCACATTCCTGACCACGGAAATCGATAACTTCACGGTGGGTAAAGTCATCGGCATGGAACCCCTCGGATATTATATCCAGGCGTATACGCTGGCCAACCTCCCTTCAACGCACATCACGAGCATTCTTGGGAACATCATCACGCCCGCATACAGCAAACTGCAGGGAAGCCTGGACCTTCTGGTTGTCGCTTACCTCAAAGTCCTACGGGTCATAAGCAGCATCGTCATCCCCGCTGCTTTCGGCCTGTTCTTCCTCGCGAGCGACATTATCCTCATTTTGTACGGAGAGAGGTGGGCGCCAGCGATATTGCCGCTTAAAGTATTATGTGTCTTCGGCCTGATCAGGTCCGTTGCCTCGACAACAGGGCCCCTGTTCATTGCCATCGGCAAACCCAACCTCGTCTACCGAATCCAGACCTACAAACTCATTTTCATTTGCCTGCTCATCTACCCACTGACCCGGTTGTACGGGATCGTGGGAACAAGCTATGCCGTCATGATTCCCATGGTTTGCGAGCAATTCCTGCTCTGGAGCATGATCGTCAAGGAATTTCCGTTACAACTCAACTCGCTATTTTCGGCCTTTCGAGGGCCCGTCTGCTCTTCCTTGATTATGCTCTTATATTTGCATTACGTTGATCCGGGCGATCTGAGTCCCATGAATCTTGCTTTCAAAGTGCTGTCCGGGGCCGCAGTGTACGGAATCGCCTTTTTGACTCTGTTCTATAAGGACACGAAAACAATCTACCGTTCTTTCATCAAGAAAAGGCAATTATAATGGATATCTCTGTCTTGGTTTGCACCTGGAACAACTGCCGACTCCTACGCCGGACTCTTGATTCGATTCTGGCCAACGACACAACGGCGGGTTTCGAAATTGTCGTGGTGAATAACAACTCGACTGACGAGACGGCCTCAATTCTCCAGTCCTACGAAGGGCACAAGAACGTGGTTACCGTGCTTGAACCGCGCCAGGGCGTGAGCTATGCCAAAAACGCAGGACTACAGCATTGTAATGGTCGCCTGATAGTGCTGACCGACGATGACGTCGTCGTCCCCCCACACTGGCTGGAAGAGTATTGGAAAGCCTTCAGCCAGGACGAATCCGCACAACGCTTCTGGGGAGGGCCGATAGAAAGCGAGTTTGAAACCCATGATTTCGACCGGGAATTGCTCAACTATGCGCCGGGATCGGTCAAAGGGCTTGATCTCGGAACGCAACAGAAGAGTATCGACCGGAAGAACCTGTTTCTCGGAGCCAACTGGGCGCTTTCGAAAGAAGCCTGCTTAGCCATGGGGGGATTCAACAACAACCTTGGGCAGAACCCTTCCCTCACCTATCCACGTATCGGCGAGGAAAGCGAACTGATAGAGCGGTTGATGCGGGCTGGCTACGAAGGGATCTATCTGCCGACCATCAAAATTTTACATTTCGTCCCGGAGACCAAGCTGACTCTGAAACACATCTGCGACAGACGAAGAGCTCTTGGGCATTACAAAGCGATCCACAGCGGTGCCGCATATCCCGGCCGGAAGGTCTTCGGCATCCCCACTTGGCTCTACAAGAAATATGTATTTCATGTTGCTGCAAAATATCTGGCACGGCCCTTCTCAAGAAAAGAGTACATCCGTCATGCCGCCAGACTGTCACACATAGTTGGCGAGATGCACGGCCTGGCCTCAAAAGGTCAAAGCTAGAACCGGTTGACGCGACCAATCCGACTTGCCGGGAAACGCCAATAGAAATTGCAAAGAAATCCTTGTTCCGGGAGGAACCGAGTGAAAATAGACGTGCTCATGGCAACATACAATGGCGAGCAGACTCTGGCCGCAGTCCTAGATGGCTACAGAAAAGTTATGCCCCCCGAGCAAGGTTGGCAACTCGTAATCGTGGACAACGCCAGCACCGATGGAACGAGAAGCCTCATCAAGTCCTATGAAAACGACCTGCCGATCACTTATCTTTACGAAGCCAAACCGGGAAAGAACTCCGCTCTCAACACAGGAATAAAATCGCTGCAGGGCGATCTCGTCATCCTTACCGACGACGATGCCATACCCTGCCCCGACCTCCTGGTTCAATACCGGGAGGTGGCGGAATCCGAGGTAGACGTGTCCATCTTCTCCGGTAAGGTCATGCCGGACTGGAGAAAAGAACCACCTCTGTGGATGGTAGACTCAATTCCATTGACGACCGCCTACAGTCTCAACGCAGGCAAACACTCCGAAGGAAGCATCCCTCCCACGAGTGTGCTTGGTCCGAACATGGCGGTAAGAAGGGAAATCTTCGAGAGAGGATTCCGGTTTGACGAGTCGATAGGCCCATGCGGATCAAGTTACGCCATGGGGAGTGAAACCGAGTTCTGCACAAGACTGCACGGGCATGGTTACAACTGCCATTTCAGCGAGCGTCCCTGCGTCAGTCACATCATCCGGGACTACCAGGTCAACGGCAAGTGGCTGCTGAAAAGGTCATTTCAAAACGGACGGGGCGCAGCCAACCGGGATCTTCGCAATGCCCCTGGCGAATTCCGACTCTTGGCCGGAATACCCAAGCATTACATAAAGCATGCCGCGATCAGGACGGGGACGGTTATCCTCTCCCTCTTCTCCTTTGACAAGACGAAGATCTTTACCTCCCTTTGGGAGTGCAGCAGTGCACTAGGCCGAATCTATGAAGCGCTGAAGCTTAGGGGGACTTGATGCCGCCTTTAGCCCTCGGCCAATCTCTCTGATAACTTCTTGAATTCATTTTTCATTTCGAGATTCTGAAAGACCATCAGCTCGGGGGTCTGCAGGCCCGACATGCGCTCGAGCATGGCGTTGGCGTTCTTCATCAAAGAAATCAGGCTATGGGCGCCCTGTACAGTCTCGTAAGTGTTCAGTGCCACGTCATACTCATCCGCCACCTTTTCCCTGGCGGAAACAATGCGCGCCCGGTTCTTTTTCAAGTAGTCGGCATAGAGCAGGGCCGTGTCCCGCGTCAGCCTCTGGGCCTTGAGGTTCGACTGGTAGATCTTGCGGAATTTTTCAGGTTCGTTTGAGATCCTGTCTTCGGTCTTGTCCATGAGCGCTTCCTGTTTCTCCACGATGCCGTCGATCCTGACCAGGTAGACCTCGTCGATCTTGTGCTCGTACTGCTGGTAGAGATTGAGCAGAATGCGGAGCAGCAGCGTGTGCATTCCGTAATAGCGCTTGGCCATCTCGATCTCCTCCCCGGCCTGGGAGGTCAGCCGCTGGAGCTCCGTGGTGATGGTCTTGACGTTGTTGAACACCGAGACCATTTGCACGTCGTCGTCACCCGTCACGCTGTAGACGAGAGTCTCCACCTGCTCGCGATCCACCTGCATGCCGAGCTTGCGCATTTCTTCCAGGAGCTGGCCGACCAGTGCTTCGACCCGCTTGGCGTTGTCCTTCTCCCGGCCTTCCAGCTCCTTGATTTCCTCATCAATGGAAGTGACGTCCTTCTTCCACAGTTCCCACTTCTCGACCTTTTGAGGCGCAGCGAGACGCTCGGTGCGCAACTCGGCCACCTTCTTGCGGCAATTGAGGGAGTCCTGCTGCAACTCGGCGATGGCCGCCTTGGTCTCGGCCATGTCGGAGATACCGAGGATCTCGATGCACTCGTTAAGCAGGTCGTTGATATCGTCGTCCACGCTCTCCTTGTCTTCCTTGAACGGGTTCCAGGAGGAGTCCGGGACGTTTCCCCGCGCCTCCAGATCGGCCACGGCCTTGGAAAGCAGCGGATGGACGTCGTCCCATATTCCTTCAAGGGACGAAGCCGAAGCCGGGGCCGCAAAAAGCACCAGCATGAGGAGAGTAAGCACTACGCGTTTCATGAGAACTCCGAAAAAAGGCCGCGCCCGCACATTGCCGAACGGGACGCGGCCGTTGCGTTACAGTCTAGTCGTCGTCATCGCTGCCGCCGTCATCATCGTACCCGTCGTCTTCAAGATCATCATCGTAATCCTGATGGGCACCACGACTTCCGCCGCCACCGCCGCCCCGGCGGCCTTTTTTCACGCGGCGTTTCTTGCCGCCAATCCTAATGGTCTTTTTCTTTCCTCCGAATTTGAAGAAAAGAATCAGCACGGCCACGATAATGACTATCCCCAATATGTTATCCATCAGAACCCTCCCGAGGTTTCATACAGCAGGGGCCACAACGGCCCGGTCGGCCTAATCGTCGTCGCCGTCGTCGTAATCGTAGTCGCCGTCGTCGTCATCGCCGCCTCCGCCGCCACCGCCGCGGCCTCCGGCGCCGCCCATACCCGCGGGAACGTAGGTCAGCATTTCATAGATGGACTGGGTCGGCGCAACCCACACCCGGCCGGAACCGGAGTAGGTGTGCAGCAGCCCTTCGCCGGAAACCGACGTGGAGAACCAGGACTTGCTCGACTTCTGGACCGCGAACTCGACACTCTCGGAGCGCATGAAGGCGAACGTGCCGTCCACGCTGAGCTTTCCACCGCTCAGGTCCATGATCTCCACCTCGTCAAGCGGCACGGGCGAAAGCACCACGGCAATGCCGATGCCGGAAATCTTGGTCTGGAAGAACCCCTTGCCCCCGAAGAAACCGGCGGAGATCTTCTTCTGCTTGGCGATGGAGATGTCGAGATCGCCGCTGCCCGCAAAGAAATACCCCTTGTCCACGATGACCCCGCCCTCAAGGCCGCCGATCTCGTGCAGGAAGTAGTGGCCGAAGGTCGGCTCCAGGTAGACGTCGCCCGTGCCGCTGATCTCGTTGACGAAAAAGGTCTCGCCAGTGAGCGTCTTGCGCAGCAGGCCCTTCATCATCCCGCCGCCGCTGCTGGTCTTCATCTCCAGGTTGCCCTGCATGAAGTAGAGCGCGCCCGGCTCGAGACGAATCTTGGAATTGTTCAGGCGGATTCTGACCACCTTGGCCTTCATCCCCGCCTTGTTGGCGAAGTAGAGCCGCTCCGCCGCAAAGGTGTTCCAATATCCCTTGAGCTCCTGCAGCTCCAGGATCTCGAAGACAGTCCCGTCCTGGGCCGTCTTCGACGCCGTGATTTCGAATTTCCCTTTCAACGACATGCACTCCTCCCAATTGATGTTGTCTTACCGTTTCCGATTCTTTTTCTTGTAGTCGGCAATGGCCTGAGCCACGCCGCACGCCTTCATGGCCGAGCTTTTGATGTTGAATCGCACGCAGCCGAAATTGCCACCGATGCATGCGCCGCTGCCGCGATCGCAGGACGGGCTCTCCCCCTTGGTGAGCTGGGGATGGAACCGTGCCGAGACAATGCCTTTGCTGTTCCGGCACATGCAGTTGAGCAGATCGGTGCGCCCGATCTTCTCCATGAACTTGACGAACTTTTTCTCACCCGCATTCAGTTTGGCGATCTTGCCGCTGTAGTGCAGCGCGGCCCAGCTCTCCACCTTGGGTTTCCAGTCACACTTCTTCGCCAGTTCGCTCATTCCCCTGCGATAGGCGGACGGCCCTTTTTCCAACAGCACGCAGGCGAGCTTCTTCGACTCGTATCGAGGGGAGACCTTGCTGCACCCCTTGCCCCCGCTCCACTTGGCCATGTCAGTCTCGATGTCGTGCCGCATCCGGGCATAGGCTGCAAAAGCCTTGCCGTCCTTGCAGGTTCCCTCCATCCAGTTGGTGAAGGCCTCCTTCCCCTGCTGGTAGGTCGACTTCTGCTTGCGGGCCTCCTCCAACTTGTTGAAGAGGGCTAGCGGACAATCCAACGTCTCGAAATCCTTTTTGATCTCTTTGGCAAACCGGGAAAAATCGCTGCCTTTCCGTTCCTTCTCACGCCAGGTCTCGAACTGCATCTTGAGGTAGGACTCGATCTCCTCATCGCTGATCTGCTCGGC encodes the following:
- a CDS encoding oligosaccharide flippase family protein yields the protein MKTLKRLYGFFNSSHGSLSDKVLRSAAWLGIGSVVVNTLVLVRSIILARLLLPEVFGLMTTAFMIMRLANVFTQTGLNTALIQRKESIEDAKSTAFILTLLRGMLLYGVFYLFSPFISKFYGDPILETMLKVLAITFIFSSALNINIITSKREVDFKTVSIYTQFSSIISFIVTITMVYIKPDLWSLVIAQVICSFINMLLSYYFFPIEKKFDFNFNIAKELIQFGKYMTGISIATFLTTEIDNFTVGKVIGMEPLGYYIQAYTLANLPSTHITSILGNIITPAYSKLQGSLDLLVVAYLKVLRVISSIVIPAAFGLFFLASDIILILYGERWAPAILPLKVLCVFGLIRSVASTTGPLFIAIGKPNLVYRIQTYKLIFICLLIYPLTRLYGIVGTSYAVMIPMVCEQFLLWSMIVKEFPLQLNSLFSAFRGPVCSSLIMLLYLHYVDPGDLSPMNLAFKVLSGAAVYGIAFLTLFYKDTKTIYRSFIKKRQL
- a CDS encoding glycosyltransferase translates to MDISVLVCTWNNCRLLRRTLDSILANDTTAGFEIVVVNNNSTDETASILQSYEGHKNVVTVLEPRQGVSYAKNAGLQHCNGRLIVLTDDDVVVPPHWLEEYWKAFSQDESAQRFWGGPIESEFETHDFDRELLNYAPGSVKGLDLGTQQKSIDRKNLFLGANWALSKEACLAMGGFNNNLGQNPSLTYPRIGEESELIERLMRAGYEGIYLPTIKILHFVPETKLTLKHICDRRRALGHYKAIHSGAAYPGRKVFGIPTWLYKKYVFHVAAKYLARPFSRKEYIRHAARLSHIVGEMHGLASKGQS
- a CDS encoding glycosyltransferase family 2 protein gives rise to the protein MKIDVLMATYNGEQTLAAVLDGYRKVMPPEQGWQLVIVDNASTDGTRSLIKSYENDLPITYLYEAKPGKNSALNTGIKSLQGDLVILTDDDAIPCPDLLVQYREVAESEVDVSIFSGKVMPDWRKEPPLWMVDSIPLTTAYSLNAGKHSEGSIPPTSVLGPNMAVRREIFERGFRFDESIGPCGSSYAMGSETEFCTRLHGHGYNCHFSERPCVSHIIRDYQVNGKWLLKRSFQNGRGAANRDLRNAPGEFRLLAGIPKHYIKHAAIRTGTVILSLFSFDKTKIFTSLWECSSALGRIYEALKLRGT
- a CDS encoding AIM24 family protein is translated as MSLKGKFEITASKTAQDGTVFEILELQELKGYWNTFAAERLYFANKAGMKAKVVRIRLNNSKIRLEPGALYFMQGNLEMKTSSGGGMMKGLLRKTLTGETFFVNEISGTGDVYLEPTFGHYFLHEIGGLEGGVIVDKGYFFAGSGDLDISIAKQKKISAGFFGGKGFFQTKISGIGIAVVLSPVPLDEVEIMDLSGGKLSVDGTFAFMRSESVEFAVQKSSKSWFSTSVSGEGLLHTYSGSGRVWVAPTQSIYEMLTYVPAGMGGAGGRGGGGGGGDDDDGDYDYDDGDDD